A single Silvibacterium dinghuense DNA region contains:
- a CDS encoding glycoside hydrolase family 127 protein yields the protein MTKMGFTRRGFLTSAAAASGAALLARSATAQQAAKIAGQDVATKDLIASSVEKVQWKAQPFPMTDVRLLPSEWKDMMELNRGFLYSIPNDRLAYNFRVTAGLETDATPLGGWEAPDCELRGHYVGHYLSGCALLYASTGDEEIRGKANALVATLAETQEKNGYLGAYPEKFYDRLRTHEHVWAPFYTYHKIMAGLVDMYEHTGNQQALQMAESMADWAAAYSATFKDDEWQKVLLVEHGGMNEVSFNLYAITGKTKYRDLGYRFEHHKIFDPLAEGKDELGGNHSNTNIPKIIGAARGYELTGDERYNKIVRNFYRDVTEHHAYCTGGTSNGEFWQKPDEISTQLGPAAQECCCSYNMMKLTRHLFGQEPDAAHFDYYERLLFNVRAGTQDRNGMLMYYVPLQPGMYKTFGTQYDAFWCCTGTGSEEYAKLNDSIYFHDDGSVYVNLYVPSKLDWKERGFKLEQTSKFPEDEKITFKITGAPSKATALKFRIPYWATKDVAIRVNGAPVTATMTPSSYVTVDHDWKVGDAIEVTLPLTLHINYANDDKTVQAAMYGPLVLAVTLGTDGLTTGMIYASNGPAGPDGIPMPHIRSEGIWFEPAEANERYSIRFKSKGGNGVQHTLVPLKDIYDERYSTYVKNFA from the coding sequence ATGACGAAGATGGGCTTCACCCGCAGGGGATTCCTTACCAGTGCTGCCGCTGCAAGCGGCGCCGCATTGCTCGCGCGCTCTGCTACCGCACAACAGGCTGCAAAGATTGCAGGTCAGGATGTGGCGACGAAGGACCTGATCGCGTCGTCGGTCGAGAAGGTGCAGTGGAAGGCCCAGCCGTTTCCGATGACCGATGTGCGCCTGCTGCCGAGCGAGTGGAAGGACATGATGGAGCTGAATCGCGGCTTCCTCTACTCGATTCCGAATGATCGCCTCGCATATAACTTCCGCGTGACGGCGGGCCTGGAGACGGACGCGACACCGCTGGGCGGATGGGAGGCTCCGGACTGCGAACTGCGCGGCCACTACGTAGGCCACTATCTCTCCGGCTGTGCGTTGCTCTACGCAAGCACGGGCGATGAAGAGATTCGCGGCAAGGCCAACGCGCTGGTAGCGACCCTGGCTGAGACGCAGGAGAAGAATGGCTACCTTGGCGCGTATCCGGAGAAGTTCTATGACCGGCTGCGCACGCACGAGCATGTGTGGGCGCCGTTCTACACGTACCACAAGATCATGGCCGGCCTGGTGGATATGTATGAGCACACCGGCAACCAGCAGGCGTTGCAGATGGCCGAGAGCATGGCCGACTGGGCCGCTGCTTATTCTGCGACCTTCAAGGACGATGAGTGGCAGAAGGTGCTGCTGGTGGAGCACGGCGGCATGAACGAGGTCTCGTTCAACCTGTATGCGATCACAGGCAAGACCAAGTATCGCGACCTGGGCTACCGCTTCGAGCACCACAAGATTTTCGATCCGCTGGCCGAGGGTAAGGACGAGCTGGGCGGCAATCATTCGAACACGAATATTCCGAAGATCATCGGTGCGGCACGCGGCTATGAGCTGACCGGCGATGAGCGTTACAACAAGATCGTGCGGAACTTCTATCGCGACGTCACCGAGCATCACGCGTACTGTACCGGCGGCACCAGCAACGGCGAGTTCTGGCAGAAGCCGGATGAGATCTCGACACAGCTTGGCCCCGCTGCGCAGGAGTGCTGCTGCAGCTACAACATGATGAAGCTGACGCGGCATCTCTTCGGGCAGGAGCCGGACGCGGCGCACTTCGACTACTACGAGCGGCTGCTCTTCAACGTCCGCGCAGGGACGCAGGACCGCAACGGCATGCTGATGTACTACGTGCCGCTGCAGCCGGGCATGTACAAGACTTTCGGCACTCAGTATGACGCCTTCTGGTGCTGCACCGGCACGGGCAGCGAGGAGTACGCAAAGCTGAACGATTCGATCTACTTCCACGATGACGGCTCGGTGTACGTGAATCTCTACGTGCCTTCGAAGCTCGATTGGAAGGAACGCGGATTCAAGCTCGAGCAGACTTCGAAGTTTCCTGAGGATGAGAAGATCACCTTCAAGATCACGGGTGCGCCTTCGAAAGCCACGGCGCTGAAGTTCCGCATCCCGTACTGGGCGACGAAGGATGTGGCGATCCGCGTGAACGGAGCGCCCGTCACCGCGACGATGACGCCTTCAAGCTATGTGACTGTCGATCACGACTGGAAGGTGGGCGATGCGATCGAGGTCACGCTGCCTCTGACACTGCACATCAACTATGCGAATGATGACAAGACGGTGCAGGCGGCGATGTACGGACCGCTGGTGCTGGCGGTCACGCTCGGGACTGATGGCCTGACAACAGGCATGATCTACGCGAGCAACGGTCCTGCCGGACCGGACGGCATCCCGATGCCGCACATCCGCAGCGAAGGCATCTGGTTCGAGCCGGCCGAGGCGAACGAACGCTACTCGATCCGCTTCAAGAGCAAGGGCGGCAACGGCGTGCAGCATACGCTGGTTCCGCTCAAGGATATCTACGATGAGCGTTACTCAACGTATGTGAAGAACTTTGCGTAA